The Borrelia coriaceae genome includes a window with the following:
- a CDS encoding DUF228 domain-containing protein has translation MSTNITQLVTDYQEKLKKIKKQMKNPTSDAGTFSNKVDFRDKNRHLQNQGGTVTSRHDKLENYFFTGYPYKRGVKLVVDTVQNNQPHYEPHVEVGGEDDIYGICTDIDEFTNTATVIPITNNFQGYLIAKESSGIKRKDKLKFGTNGELEKNDSSNGKINAMALSDVIELDTEKKLCIVNVAIYGNKGKPS, from the coding sequence GTGTCAACAAACATAACTCAGTTAGTAACTGACTATCAAGAAAAACTTAAAAAAATAAAAAAACAAATGAAAAACCCTACTAGTGATGCTGGAACTTTTAGTAATAAAGTTGATTTTAGGGATAAAAATAGACATTTACAAAATCAAGGTGGTACTGTAACTAGTAGGCATGACAAATTAGAGAATTACTTCTTTACAGGCTATCCATATAAAAGAGGAGTAAAGCTAGTTGTAGATACAGTACAAAACAATCAACCACATTATGAACCTCATGTTGAAGTTGGTGGTGAGGATGACATTTATGGCATATGTACAGACATAGATGAGTTTACTAATACTGCTACAGTAATTCCTATTACAAATAACTTCCAAGGGTATTTAATAGCAAAAGAAAGCAGTGGCATAAAAAGAAAAGACAAACTTAAATTTGGTACAAATGGTGAGCTTGAAAAAAATGATTCAAGTAATGGCAAAATTAATGCCATGGCCTTATCAGATGTAATCGAACTTGATACTGAAAAAAAGCTTTGCATAGTAAATGTAGCTATTTATGGTAATAAAGGTAAACCAAGTTAA
- a CDS encoding DUF228 domain-containing protein, translated as MSNKGNQNPSLVPNLGHGTLEPDMYAGMDDNELIETLKQQLQQEQIKEDDEDNDDEQKDEEQGEELQQPSRTRGRNRRKRQAAVLETTEGKSLKDAILKLKKYSKSFNYDERSVFKAKTDFRDKNLTFDAISQSVSSSTDKLEEYPAIGFPYKRAVKLKIETLKSDEVQVEVSDGKNMYGICIDIDEHTNVATVIPITNNFEGYVIAKSSSSIQIGDKLDFDSNGEAIKSTSDSQVSIKAIALSNVFTLNLTDDTSKKEQEDYKLYLIKIAIYGNNDVS; from the coding sequence GTGAGTAACAAGGGTAATCAAAATCCAAGCTTAGTACCTAATTTGGGACATGGAACACTTGAACCTGATATGTATGCTGGCATGGATGATAATGAACTGATTGAGACTTTAAAACAACAGTTACAACAAGAACAAATAAAAGAAGATGATGAAGACAATGATGATGAACAAAAAGACGAAGAACAAGGAGAAGAATTACAACAACCTTCTAGAACAAGAGGACGAAATAGAAGAAAAAGGCAAGCAGCAGTACTTGAAACTACTGAGGGTAAATCATTGAAGGACGCTATATTAAAGTTAAAAAAATACTCTAAAAGTTTTAATTATGATGAAAGGTCAGTATTTAAAGCTAAAACTGATTTTAGAGATAAGAACTTAACATTTGATGCTATATCTCAATCTGTATCAAGTAGTACAGATAAGTTAGAAGAATACCCTGCTATAGGATTCCCATACAAGCGTGCGGTTAAATTAAAAATTGAAACTTTAAAATCTGATGAAGTTCAAGTTGAAGTATCTGATGGTAAAAATATGTATGGAATATGCATAGACATTGATGAGCATACTAATGTAGCAACAGTAATACCTATAACAAATAATTTTGAAGGTTATGTAATTGCTAAAAGCTCTTCTAGTATTCAGATTGGTGATAAGTTAGATTTTGATTCAAATGGAGAAGCTATTAAATCAACTAGTGATTCACAAGTATCAATTAAAGCTATTGCATTATCAAATGTATTTACATTAAATCTTACTGATGACACATCTAAAAAAGAACAAGAGGATTATAAGCTGTATTTAATAAAGATAGCCATTTATGGTAATAATGACGTTTCTTGA
- a CDS encoding DUF228 domain-containing protein — MSDANITQLKKDYDAKVKEIQDLMKNPNRDAGLFHVDIGFKDKGAHFANQGGTITSSVDKLENYPVKGYPYKRGVKLSYEESDSDEPCVEAGGGNDLYGICIDIDEFTQTATVIPITNNFTGYLVVKKDSQSQITPGGKVKFDSNGEIENDSGSNTTINGVALSSAFKINDNLYIALVSIFGNRGYK; from the coding sequence ATGTCAGATGCCAATATAACACAACTTAAAAAAGATTATGATGCCAAAGTAAAAGAAATACAAGATCTAATGAAAAACCCTAATAGAGATGCTGGGCTTTTTCATGTAGATATAGGTTTTAAAGACAAAGGTGCACACTTTGCAAATCAAGGTGGTACTATAACTAGCAGTGTTGACAAGTTAGAAAATTATCCTGTTAAAGGATACCCATACAAACGTGGTGTTAAGTTATCTTACGAAGAAAGTGATAGTGATGAGCCTTGTGTTGAAGCCGGGGGTGGTAATGATCTATATGGTATATGCATAGATATTGATGAGTTTACACAGACTGCTACAGTGATACCAATAACAAATAACTTTACTGGATATTTAGTAGTAAAAAAGGATAGTCAAAGTCAAATTACACCTGGTGGGAAAGTTAAATTTGATTCAAATGGAGAGATTGAAAATGACAGTGGTTCAAACACAACTATAAATGGTGTTGCCTTATCAAGTGCATTTAAAATCAATGATAACCTTTACATAGCACTTGTAAGTATATTTGGGAACAGAGGGTATAAATAA
- a CDS encoding DUF1357 family protein encodes MNQEIQENVASTQEDTLIQNTEGNKENTDSITLSLKEYEEYKAYKASKESEGKNLTINERISKELSESQARLEEENKLLSEASRINEIDNLARKHLSSHFNKETLLAKGYLLKDIMQAQRRELVRKYVPIEEIYAIAKVRDTSHLDGELLEQLVNLAKVNIKKRIQSTSVNSKGEIKLALTNEDISILDSNFTPQNFSEFNISIANAYKEKRNQFYKSRKQKTA; translated from the coding sequence ATGAACCAAGAAATACAAGAAAACGTAGCCAGTACACAAGAAGATACTTTAATTCAAAATACAGAGGGTAATAAAGAGAATACAGACAGTATTACTTTAAGTTTAAAAGAATATGAAGAGTATAAAGCATATAAAGCATCAAAAGAATCTGAAGGTAAGAATTTAACTATTAATGAAAGGATATCAAAAGAACTTTCAGAGTCACAAGCGCGTTTAGAAGAAGAAAATAAATTATTAAGTGAAGCTTCTCGTATTAATGAGATTGATAATTTAGCTCGTAAGCATTTAAGTAGTCATTTTAATAAAGAGACATTACTTGCTAAGGGATACTTATTAAAAGACATAATGCAAGCACAACGTAGGGAGCTTGTTAGAAAATATGTACCCATTGAAGAGATTTATGCTATTGCTAAGGTAAGAGATACTAGTCACTTAGATGGTGAATTACTTGAACAACTTGTAAACCTTGCTAAAGTAAATATAAAGAAAAGAATACAATCTACAAGTGTCAATTCAAAAGGTGAGATTAAACTAGCCTTAACAAATGAGGATATCTCAATCTTAGATTCTAATTTTACTCCTCAAAACTTTAGTGAGTTTAATATTTCTATTGCTAATGCTTATAAAGAAAAAAGAAATCAATTTTATAAATCTAGAAAGCAAAAAACTGCTTAA
- a CDS encoding anti-CBASS protein Acb1 family protein — MRLDFKVHAKDLYKYSIFFRNYISNVAEDVLKNGITLNSVMPTSLSIEDALDALKIELKATLFQCIISYRFNGVGYILVKTEDQLQDLHLEVNKEFPTGFMYLDYNSVRDEGPDATYITYNLKVNENDQISYKEIKIHKSRVIIHSNYDYILKAYSPCYTQSFLLNIYLFEQIYKEIEKRIESHNFLFYKDESLVELQDALVNAKTSLDLLTKGVDKGSLFTNIFRRNDDEHISKFKGVNNELERELYRLRNNLNNDGIFYSGTSDASLEVIKYDITYLKEALALVKAKIGADTKEPLTRSFNEQVKGLGSDGKGDRSNYYDFLKGVQEELEINCNSKLNKYYYLDIRFNSLHMLTEEEKYERDSKLIELTLKYKELEASNTLSKSELESLRSKLFFYES; from the coding sequence ATGAGATTAGATTTCAAAGTTCATGCTAAAGATCTATACAAGTATTCAATATTCTTTAGAAATTACATCTCAAATGTAGCAGAAGACGTTCTTAAGAATGGGATCACTTTAAATAGTGTAATGCCTACTTCTTTGTCTATTGAAGATGCTCTAGATGCGTTAAAAATAGAATTAAAAGCAACATTATTTCAGTGCATAATCAGTTATCGTTTCAATGGTGTTGGGTATATTTTAGTTAAAACAGAAGACCAACTACAAGATTTACACTTAGAAGTAAATAAAGAATTTCCTACTGGATTTATGTATCTTGATTATAACAGTGTTCGTGATGAGGGGCCTGATGCTACTTATATAACATACAATTTGAAAGTAAATGAAAATGATCAGATATCTTATAAGGAAATAAAAATTCATAAGAGTAGAGTAATAATACACTCTAATTATGACTATATACTTAAAGCATACAGTCCATGTTATACCCAAAGCTTTTTGCTTAATATATATCTTTTTGAACAAATATATAAAGAAATAGAAAAGAGAATAGAGAGTCATAATTTTCTATTTTATAAAGATGAATCATTAGTAGAATTACAAGATGCTTTAGTTAATGCTAAAACATCTCTAGATCTTTTAACTAAGGGTGTTGATAAGGGAAGTTTATTTACTAATATCTTCAGAAGGAATGATGATGAGCATATAAGCAAGTTTAAAGGTGTAAATAATGAACTTGAAAGAGAACTATATAGACTTAGAAATAATTTAAATAATGACGGCATATTTTATAGTGGTACATCAGATGCTTCACTTGAAGTTATTAAGTATGACATAACCTATTTAAAAGAGGCTTTAGCATTAGTAAAAGCAAAGATAGGAGCTGATACTAAGGAGCCTTTAACTAGAAGCTTTAATGAACAAGTTAAGGGGCTTGGTAGTGATGGTAAAGGGGACAGATCTAACTATTACGACTTTTTAAAAGGTGTTCAAGAAGAGTTAGAAATTAATTGCAATAGTAAACTTAATAAATATTATTATTTAGACATTAGATTTAACTCATTGCATATGCTCACTGAAGAAGAAAAGTATGAAAGAGATTCCAAACTTATAGAATTAACCCTTAAATACAAGGAATTAGAAGCAAGTAATACGTTAAGTAAAAGTGAACTTGAGTCTTTAAGATCAAAATTATTTTTTTATGAAAGCTAG
- the bdr gene encoding Bdr family repetitive protein, whose protein sequence is MQEPSLQSVGNVQIFNGHITEDMIYQEFIRLGMQEFIANDLSKRYYHNELTYKDIEYLETNFNLQFEKLEEKIDGVKDKINDVQKGLEQNIDGVEKRLEEKIDGVEKRLEDRINSVESNLNLKIEMTERSLKSDIKDLDRKIYNNKMDLDNKIDTKFNSLDNKIDLNKMQLDNKIDQRTSELKSMLKLHNWMFGTIITISLGILLTLIALIFK, encoded by the coding sequence ATGCAAGAACCATCATTACAGTCTGTTGGAAATGTACAAATATTTAATGGTCATATAACTGAGGATATGATCTATCAAGAATTTATAAGGCTTGGAATGCAAGAGTTTATTGCAAATGATCTTTCTAAAAGATATTACCATAATGAGCTTACTTACAAAGATATTGAGTATTTAGAAACTAATTTTAATCTTCAATTTGAAAAACTAGAAGAGAAGATTGATGGTGTAAAAGATAAAATAAATGATGTACAGAAGGGATTAGAACAGAATATTGATGGTGTAGAGAAGAGATTAGAAGAAAAGATTGATGGTGTAGAAAAAAGATTAGAGGACAGAATTAATAGTGTTGAGAGTAATTTGAATTTAAAAATAGAGATGACAGAACGTAGCTTAAAATCAGATATCAAAGACCTAGATAGAAAGATATATAATAACAAGATGGATTTAGATAATAAGATAGATACTAAGTTTAATTCACTAGATAATAAGATAGACCTTAACAAAATGCAGTTAGATAATAAAATAGATCAAAGAACATCAGAACTTAAGAGTATGTTAAAGCTGCATAATTGGATGTTTGGAACAATTATTACTATTTCTTTAGGGATATTATTAACGTTGATAGCATTGATATTTAAGTAG